The Misgurnus anguillicaudatus chromosome 21, ASM2758022v2, whole genome shotgun sequence genome includes a window with the following:
- the LOC129452620 gene encoding UDP-GlcNAc:betaGal beta-1,3-N-acetylglucosaminyltransferase 7-like codes for MFTIIQIVIQRENIRPLQDLQMRSELHTGEGPNPISVNFWNKSMERPAVPTTWDIIRSNCRANPNLSSQEWFTNLESNFQQFMLYRHCRYFPMLINHPEKCAGDIDLLIVIKSVITQHDRREVIRQTWGKEQTVDGKRIKTVFLLGVSSNQEERANHQKLLEYEDQIYGDILQWDFMDSFFNLTLKEIHFLKWFSMYCRNARHIFKGDDDVFVSISNIFEYLEGSKNVKDLFVGDVLFSAKPIRQKNSKYYIPQVLYKNNSYPPYASGGGFLMDGPLARKLYKACETVELYPIDDVFLGMCLEVLNVTLIQHYAFKTFGIVSKETSQMNRDPCFYRNLIVVHKLLPPDLINMWKMVNSDSIDCSLKYNFLKSQDMFWQKKEHSTKIV; via the coding sequence ATGTTTACTATCATCCAGATAGTCATCCAGAGAGAAAACATCAGGCCACTTCAGGACTTACAGATGCGTTCGGAGCTCCATACGGGTGAGGGCCCCAATCCCATTTCTGTAAACTTCTGGAACAAGAGTATGGAAAGACCAGCAGTGCCCACAACCTGGGATATCATCAGATCCAACTGCCGTGCCAACCCTAATCTCTCATCCCAAGAGTGGTTCACGAATCTTGAATCCAATTTCCAGCAATTTATGCTTTACAGGCATTGCCGATACTTTCCTATGCTAATAAATCACCCGGAGAAGTGTGCTGGAGACATCGACTTGTTGATCGTCATCAAGTCGGTGATAACGCAACATGACCGGAGAGAGGTGATAAGGCAAACGTGGGGCAAAGAGCAGACGGTAGACGGGAAAAGGATCAAAACCGTTTTTCTTCTCGGGGTGTCTTCCAATCAAGAAGAGAGAGCCAACCATCAAAAACTTCTGGAATATGAGGATCAAATTTATGGGGACATCCTCCAGTGGGACTTCATGGATAGTTTCTTCAACCTCACCCTAAAGGAGATTCACTTCTTGAAATGGTTCTCCATGTACTGCAGAAATGCCCGGCACATCTTCAAAGGAGACGACGACGTGTTTGTCAGCATTTCCAACATCTTTGAATATCTGGAGGGAAGCAAAAACGTGAAAGACCTCTTTGTTGGTGATGTTCTTTTTAGTGCCAAGCCCATTCGCCAAAAGAATAGCAAGTATTACATTCCCCAAGTCTTATATAAAAACAATAGCTACCCGCCGTATGCTAGTGGAGGAGGTTTCCTGATGGATGGCCCCCTTGCACGTAAACTTTACAAAGCATGTGAAACTGTTGAACTTTATCCCATCGACGATGTGTTTCTTGGGATGTGTCTAGAAGTGCTTAACGTAACCCTAATTCAACACTATGCTTTCAAAACTTTTGGGATTGTAAGCAAGGAAACTAGTCAAATGAATCGGGATCCGTGCTTTTATAGGAACTTGATAGTGGTACATAAATTGCTCCCACCTGATCTGATCAACATGTGGAAGATGGTCAATAGTGACTCAATAGATTGTTCGCTGAAatataatttcttaaaatcacaAGATATGTTCTGGCAAAAAAAAGAACATTCAACAAAAATAGTGTAA